A region of the Ranitomeya variabilis isolate aRanVar5 chromosome 5, aRanVar5.hap1, whole genome shotgun sequence genome:
CCTCCCCTGCAGATGCTGTCAATCACCGCATGGCAGATGATATAGCAATCCTAGACACTACCGAACTAtggcagcatctgggagggagCGGTGAAAGTGCATGTCCCCAGAAAAGTAGTAGTAGTAGAAGTACATAATACCCTGTCGGTTTACACGTAGTGtgatccaaaagcaacaaatgagcAGCAGAAACGGGAGTGCGGGGATTTTAACTCAATATTTTTGAGCAATTGCAAGGTCCTTTAAAAGATTATTTCAGATGGCGGTAGAACAAGTGTTTTACAGTATGACCTCTATGTATTAGATCCTTCTAACACAAATGATTAAAGAAGAGGAAAGCTTGAAGGATCGTCTGCAAAAAAGCATCGATGTCTGCCGAAAAGAACTGAATGATCTTTGTGAGGAGCTGCACCTTCCTCCATTTGAAGTAAGTATATAATGTCTAGTATGGGAAatctgttcttaaagggaacctgtcacccccaaaatccccCAAaaacgaaggtgagctaagcccaccggcatcaggggcttatctacagcattttgtaatgctgtagataagccccccgatctatcctgaaagatgagaaaaaggttagattatactcacccaggggcggtcccgcccaATAGGTGTcacggtccggtacagcgcctcctatcttcatcagatgacgtcctcttcttgtcttcacgctccggcgcaggcgtactttgtctgccctgttgagggcagagcaaagtattgcagtgcgcgggcgctgggaaaggtcagagaggcccggcgcctgcgcactgcagtactttgctttgccctcaaagtactgcctgtgccggagccgcagcgggaagacaagaagaggacgtcatcgtatgaagataggaggccttgGACCCAGACCGTgaagcccatcggacccggaccgcagcgggaacgcccctgggtgagtatgatctaacctctctttttctcatctttcaggttacatcgggggcttatctacagcattccagaatgctgtagataagcccctgatgccggtgggcttatctcaccttcgattttgggggtgacaggttccctttaaaaggattgtccactacCTGGACGGCCCCTTCTTGTTCTGAATGTTTTGTgccgattaaaaaaaaacaaaacacatatactCATTTTGGTGCTCGCggcgttccagcggtgtcggccctCGCACTCCTGGGGCTCATGTGGTTGTTATGAcatgagccctgcgcccaatcagcactggcataaCAATCCCCGCCATCTGACAAGTCGAACATCAAAAGGTAGTCAGGGCTGCTGCTGCTCTGACCTTATCGGCTCCAAACATTGATTGAGAAGAGTTTGTCCAGCAGTgatcaacccctttaagaaattaaTTGTAGACCTCAATAACATCAGCATGTATGACTTGTCTTGGGCTGACCTAAAGATCGTTTTGTATCAGCCCAGGATATGTGACCACCAATAAATAAAATTAGTACTGCAGAAATCAAGGCCGCTTGCTCCATTTCCCCCTCTGTAGAGTTCTGCCATTCCACAGAAATGAATTTGGATACCACTGAAAGGTTTCCTCATTAAAACATTGCTATGTTAAAGGGGATGAACAAAAAAGTTTACTAGTGttctaaatataaatatataaaacttGTATTATCAAAGCTGTCCTCAGTAGCTGCCATTGATGGATCCTGTCCATTCCACTTTATGCTTTAGCTCGACACAGGAGAAAGTGTCGTGTCCTCACATGATCAGTTCTGTGTGTGACGGGGTCGGCCTCCTTCTTTATTACCATGGCTGCATAGACAGAGACCGGTCCTGGCTTATTAGCCCCCTTCACAAGCAAGAAAGAGTTTTCTATGTCCTTGCGTCATCAGTCTGGGATGGGCAGAATATCCCAGATCAGGACATCTATAGATTATTAGCTTCTATATATTTTCTAGGTGCTGACCCTATTATTACAGCAGTCTGAGGGACACCTGCTCATGACGTTTCACATTTTTAATGGTTTAATTACATTTTGTTCTGAAAAGCATAGTTGTGAATTGGTGTTGAGACCTaggttctttcttttttttctaggaagatgAGGAAAGCACCATCTTGCAGGTGGAGAAGGATTTACGTACACGAGTAGAAGTCATGCTGAAACAAAAGCAGGAAAGAATGCAAGAGCTAAAACAGTTAAAGCAGCGTGATCAAAGCTTGTGTGACATCCTGTGTACGCCGTCCTACTTTGTAGAAGGCCACCGCGTGCCAAGTCTGGACGAGCTGGATCAATTCAGGAGACATTTGTCAGCACTTTCTGCAGAAAAGGTTCACACACATACTTTATGACAAcatttgtatatacagtacagaccaaaagtttggacacaccttctcatttaaagatttttctgtattttcatgactatgaaaattgtacattcacactgaggcatcaaaactatgaattaacacatgtggaattatatacttaacaaaaaggagtgaagcaactgaaattatgtcttatattctaggttcttcaaagtagccaccttttgctttgattactgctttgcattctcttgatgagcttcaagaggtagtcaccgggaatggttttcaattcacaggtgtgccctgtcaggtttaataagtgggatttcttgccttgtaaatggcattgggacaatcagttgtgttgtgcagaagtctggtggatacacagctgatagtcctagtgaatagactgttagctgctttttcttgccataatacaaattctaagtacagaaaaacgagtggccatcattactttaagaaatgaaggtcagtcagtccgaaaaattgggaaaactttgaaagtgtccccaagtgcagtggcaaaaaccaccaagtgctacaaagaaactggctcacaagaggaccgccccaggaaaggaagaccaagagtcacctctgcttctgaggataagtttatccgagtcaccagcctcagaaatcgctggttaacagcagctcagattagagaccaggtcaatgccacacagagttctagcagcagacacatctctacaacaactgttaacgaggagactttgtgcagcaggccttcatggtaaaatagctgctaggaaaccactgctaaggacaggcaacaagcagaagagacttgtttgggctaaagaactcaaggaatggacattagccagtggaaatctgtgctttggtctgatgagtccgaatttgagatctttggttccaaccaccgtgtctttgtgcgacgcagaaaaggtgaacggatggattctacatgcctggttcccaccgtgaggcatggaggagaaggaggtgtgatggtgtgggggtgctttgctggtgaccctgttggggatttattcaaaattgaaggcatactgaaccagcatggctaccacagcatcttgcagcggcatgctattccatccgtcttgcgtttagctggaccatcatttatttttcaacaggacaatgaccccaaacacacctccaggctgtgtaagggctatttgaccaagaaggatagtgatggggtgctacgccagatgacctgacctccacagtcaccagacctgaacccaatcgagatggtttggggtgagcaggaccgcagagtgaaggcaaaatggccaacaagtgctaagcatctctgggaactccttcaagattgttggaagaccattcccgatgactacctcttgaagctcatcaagagaatgccaagagtgtgcaaagcagtcatcaaagcaaaaggtggctactttgaagaacctagaatataagacataatttcagttgtttcacacttttttgttgagtatataatcccacatgtgttaattcatagttttggtgccttcagtgtgaatgtacaattttcatagtcctgaaaatacagaaaaatctttaaatgaggtgtccaaagttttggtctgtaatAAATATATAATTATAGAATTTGTGTTTTTATGATTATTTTTAACTCCTAACACCATAGGACCTGCGTGAAGCTGAATTTGTGAAAACCAAGAAACACATAATTGTGTGTATGGAAGAATTGGATCACTTACCTGACACAAGTTTCGAGAGGGATGTGGTGTGTGAAGAAGAGGAGGCCTTCTGTCTCTCCAAAGAAAATCTTGAAGCTTTACATCAGCTACTTTTTCAGGTCAGAGCCTAATTTTTCCCTGTTTTCTTTTAAATTCCAATTATCATTTTTATGGCAAACAATGGTAACAATGTCTTGTTTGCAGTTAGAGGAACAGATCCAACAAAATAAGTCCTTATGTGAGGAACTGCGGGCCAAAATAACTGAATTATGGGAAAGACTTCAGATCTCTGAAGAGGAAAGGGAGGCTTTTTCAGTTCATATGACTGGATCGAAAGGAAAAACCATAAAAGCGGTAAGAATTCTTTCTATAAATGTTGTTTTTAATGTGTTAGGTTAATAACTCCTATCTTTTGGCCAAATATGGACAGTACTTTTTATTTTatcgattaaagggaatctgttgccaggtttttgctatgtaatctgaaagcactataatataggagcagagaccctgattccagggatatcATTTTCTAGACtgtttgtattgaaacagcaaatcgGTGTTTTGTAAGCAGTAGATTACTACTACAGGACAACTGCCTTCATGCCTCCTAGTCCTGCCTCGCCCCCCCAGCACTGATTACCAGCTCTCTGTCACTATGCATTGTACACAGAGAGCTGTCGGCCAACAAcggagatctgcagcagagaaaactgtgactctATCATTACGGCTGCACCTAGTACactaagtgacacattactggaattggggtctctgtcATTACCTAATGTTACTGTCAGATttcatagtaaaaacctgctgactgattccctttaaatagaaccTGACAGCTGGTAAATACTGCCTGATCCACGGGATGCATATATTGGAAAGTAGCTGCGTGATTTCGGCTATATATGTTTAACTCTGAATTACTAGCCGGACATGCTGTTCCCGGCAGCTAGTCTCCTGTCAATCACTGGCAGCAGGCGGGAGAGGCTGCCGCCTGTCCGACATGTTTTTTGTGCGGCTCCGTGTCAGAATTAAACATGTGGCTCAAATCATACAGCCAGTGATACATGATGCCCAatccagctgtcaggttccctttaacaatttgAGAAATCTATTTGCTCCATTTACCCCTTGTGTACctgctttatcttcttggcagaacATGTTCCTCTTTACAAATTGGTTTCTTGCATCCATGATCCTTCTGTATTGAAGAGTCTTGTGCCCAAGATGTTAAAAATTCGGGAAAGTGAAACCACACTGCAATTGTACACAAAGGTTTCTTCGCATAGATGAAATGTAACGTGGTTGTGTGTTTTCCAGTTACAAGATGAAGTGGATCGTCTACAGGAGCTGAAGCTGCAGAATATTAAAAATGTCATTGAAGTCATTAGAGCTGAGCTGTCGTCCTACTGGGATAAATGTTTTTATAGCAATGAACAGAGGCAAGCCTTTGCTCCGTTTTATGACGGTGAGATTGCTCATCTTGTTGTTTTCCCAGCTTTTTAAAACTATTTTAGTTTTGGATTATTCTAATTGCTGGCAGAATGTAACTGAAAGCTACTTGTCTCTTAGAGGACTACAGCGAAGAACTATTGTGCCTTCACGATGCCGAGATCGAACACATCAAGCAGTATTATGAGACGCACAAAGAGATGTTTGAGGGGGTTCAGAAATGGGAAGAAAATTGGCGTCTATTCCTGGAGTTTGATGTAAGTAAATTCTGCTACTTGTTTAATGGTGTTTGCACTGTTGATCCCCTTATAGATCATTGATGCATTTATATGTACCCCCAAACTTGTTATAgttttgatggttttttgtttgttttatgagaGATTTATAAGTTTAGTAGCTAATGTAGCTATTAAGATGGATATTGATTattcagttttgttttgtttttttaatttagaaaaaGACGACAGACCCCAACAGGTTCACAAATCGGGGAGGGAACCTCCTAAAAGAAGAAAAACAGAGGGCAAAGTTGCAGAAAATGCTTCCAAAAGTAAGGAAAcccacattaacatctatttagtccaGTAGTCTTTCTCATGCACCGTTGGCACTCCGTGCTGACTTGGTTagacctcccccacacacacacacaaggtcCAAAGCCATAGAAAATGCCAGATTTTGAAACACCAGAAATTCCAGCCTTAAAAATCACATGGTGAAATACAGTTGAGGTAGACAAGTGATGCAACGTTTCGGCCCAAAagggtac
Encoded here:
- the PRC1 gene encoding protein regulator of cytokinesis 1 isoform X1, whose product is MVTSCVTDSCDGTRGLVPPPAVLASEAIAAESVACLNSALARLRDIWEEIGIPEDQRLQRTDTVKRHINILLTQMIKEEESLKDRLQKSIDVCRKELNDLCEELHLPPFEEDEESTILQVEKDLRTRVEVMLKQKQERMQELKQLKQRDQSLCDILCTPSYFVEGHRVPSLDELDQFRRHLSALSAEKDLREAEFVKTKKHIIVCMEELDHLPDTSFERDVVCEEEEAFCLSKENLEALHQLLFQLEEQIQQNKSLCEELRAKITELWERLQISEEEREAFSVHMTGSKGKTIKALQDEVDRLQELKLQNIKNVIEVIRAELSSYWDKCFYSNEQRQAFAPFYDEDYSEELLCLHDAEIEHIKQYYETHKEMFEGVQKWEENWRLFLEFDKKTTDPNRFTNRGGNLLKEEKQRAKLQKMLPKLEEELKGRIAAWEEEQGKEFFMNGKKFMDYVSEQWNQLHIEKEREKQERLMKKSRQLEEEMYYGSAPRTPNKRRVLGTTTPSKVRKLNGTCVTNSTNTTLRSAFGGTVCHSPVSRPPPSGGKPGLPIRTPTRSFKTPQARRLEKNKENMSQLNGTAMSGGCQLTIPAQRNLSVNSVASTYSEFARDSTHIDSTAIISSENFQKLQDLTPTPEF
- the PRC1 gene encoding protein regulator of cytokinesis 1 isoform X8 encodes the protein MRRSEAIAAESVACLNSALARLRDIWEEIGIPEDQRLQRTDTVKRHINILLTQMIKEEESLKDRLQKSIDVCRKELNDLCEELHLPPFEEDEESTILQVEKDLRTRVEVMLKQKQERMQELKQLKQRDQSLCDILCTPSYFVEGHRVPSLDELDQFRRHLSALSAEKDLREAEFVKTKKHIIVCMEELDHLPDTSFERDVVCEEEEAFCLSKENLEALHQLLFQLEEQIQQNKSLCEELRAKITELWERLQISEEEREAFSVHMTGSKGKTIKALQDEVDRLQELKLQNIKNVIEVIRAELSSYWDKCFYSNEQRQAFAPFYDEDYSEELLCLHDAEIEHIKQYYETHKEMFEGVQKWEENWRLFLEFDKKTTDPNRFTNRGGNLLKEEKQRAKLQKMLPKLEEELKGRIAAWEEEQGKEFFMNGKKFMDYVSEQWNQLHIEKEREKQERLMKKSRQLEEEMYYGSAPRTPNKRRVLGTTTPSKVRKLNGTCVTNSTNTTLRSAFGGTVCHSPVSRPPPSGGKPGLPIRTPTRSFKTPQARRLEKNKENMSQLNGTAMSGGCQLTIPAQRNLSVNSVASTYSEFARDSTHIDSTTLGLRRELSKATRPNANPRVLNSTITHM
- the PRC1 gene encoding protein regulator of cytokinesis 1 isoform X6, with amino-acid sequence MVTSCVTDSCDGTRGLVPPPAVLASEAIAAESVACLNSALARLRDIWEEIGIPEDQRLQRTDTVKRHINILLTQMIKEEESLKDRLQKSIDVCRKELNDLCEELHLPPFEEDEESTILQVEKDLRTRVEVMLKQKQERMQELKQLKQRDQSLCDILCTPSYFVEGHRVPSLDELDQFRRHLSALSAEKDLREAEFVKTKKHIIVCMEELDHLPDTSFERDVVCEEEEAFCLSKENLEALHQLLFQLEEQIQQNKSLCEELRAKITELWERLQISEEEREAFSVHMTGSKGKTIKALQDEVDRLQELKLQNIKNVIEVIRAELSSYWDKCFYSNEQRQAFAPFYDEDYSEELLCLHDAEIEHIKQYYETHKEMFEGVQKWEENWRLFLEFDKKTTDPNRFTNRGGNLLKEEKQRAKLQKMLPKLEEELKGRIAAWEEEQGKEFFMNGKKFMDYVSEQWNQLHIEKEREKQERLMKKSRQLEEEMYYGSAPRTPNKRRVLGTTTPSKVRKLNGTCVTNSTNTTLRSAFGGTVCHSPVSRPPPSGGKPGLPIRTPTRSFKTPQARRLEKNKENMSQLNGTAMSARTFKSYKT
- the PRC1 gene encoding protein regulator of cytokinesis 1 isoform X3, with amino-acid sequence MRPGVATQASEAIAAESVACLNSALARLRDIWEEIGIPEDQRLQRTDTVKRHINILLTQMIKEEESLKDRLQKSIDVCRKELNDLCEELHLPPFEEDEESTILQVEKDLRTRVEVMLKQKQERMQELKQLKQRDQSLCDILCTPSYFVEGHRVPSLDELDQFRRHLSALSAEKDLREAEFVKTKKHIIVCMEELDHLPDTSFERDVVCEEEEAFCLSKENLEALHQLLFQLEEQIQQNKSLCEELRAKITELWERLQISEEEREAFSVHMTGSKGKTIKALQDEVDRLQELKLQNIKNVIEVIRAELSSYWDKCFYSNEQRQAFAPFYDEDYSEELLCLHDAEIEHIKQYYETHKEMFEGVQKWEENWRLFLEFDKKTTDPNRFTNRGGNLLKEEKQRAKLQKMLPKLEEELKGRIAAWEEEQGKEFFMNGKKFMDYVSEQWNQLHIEKEREKQERLMKKSRQLEEEMYYGSAPRTPNKRRVLGTTTPSKVRKLNGTCVTNSTNTTLRSAFGGTVCHSPVSRPPPSGGKPGLPIRTPTRSFKTPQARRLEKNKENMSQLNGTAMSGGCQLTIPAQRNLSVNSVASTYSEFARDSTHIDSTAIISSENFQKLQDLTPTPEF
- the PRC1 gene encoding protein regulator of cytokinesis 1 isoform X7, with the translated sequence MRRSEAIAAESVACLNSALARLRDIWEEIGIPEDQRLQRTDTVKRHINILLTQMIKEEESLKDRLQKSIDVCRKELNDLCEELHLPPFEEDEESTILQVEKDLRTRVEVMLKQKQERMQELKQLKQRDQSLCDILCTPSYFVEGHRVPSLDELDQFRRHLSALSAEKDLREAEFVKTKKHIIVCMEELDHLPDTSFERDVVCEEEEAFCLSKENLEALHQLLFQLEEQIQQNKSLCEELRAKITELWERLQISEEEREAFSVHMTGSKGKTIKALQDEVDRLQELKLQNIKNVIEVIRAELSSYWDKCFYSNEQRQAFAPFYDEDYSEELLCLHDAEIEHIKQYYETHKEMFEGVQKWEENWRLFLEFDKKTTDPNRFTNRGGNLLKEEKQRAKLQKMLPKLEEELKGRIAAWEEEQGKEFFMNGKKFMDYVSEQWNQLHIEKEREKQERLMKKSRQLEEEMYYGSAPRTPNKRRVLGTTTPSKVRKLNGTCVTNSTNTTLRSAFGGTVCHSPVSRPPPSGGKPGLPIRTPTRSFKTPQARRLEKNKENMSQLNGTAMSARTFKSYKT
- the PRC1 gene encoding protein regulator of cytokinesis 1 isoform X4, which codes for MRRSEAIAAESVACLNSALARLRDIWEEIGIPEDQRLQRTDTVKRHINILLTQMIKEEESLKDRLQKSIDVCRKELNDLCEELHLPPFEEDEESTILQVEKDLRTRVEVMLKQKQERMQELKQLKQRDQSLCDILCTPSYFVEGHRVPSLDELDQFRRHLSALSAEKDLREAEFVKTKKHIIVCMEELDHLPDTSFERDVVCEEEEAFCLSKENLEALHQLLFQLEEQIQQNKSLCEELRAKITELWERLQISEEEREAFSVHMTGSKGKTIKALQDEVDRLQELKLQNIKNVIEVIRAELSSYWDKCFYSNEQRQAFAPFYDEDYSEELLCLHDAEIEHIKQYYETHKEMFEGVQKWEENWRLFLEFDKKTTDPNRFTNRGGNLLKEEKQRAKLQKMLPKLEEELKGRIAAWEEEQGKEFFMNGKKFMDYVSEQWNQLHIEKEREKQERLMKKSRQLEEEMYYGSAPRTPNKRRVLGTTTPSKVRKLNGTCVTNSTNTTLRSAFGGTVCHSPVSRPPPSGGKPGLPIRTPTRSFKTPQARRLEKNKENMSQLNGTAMSGGCQLTIPAQRNLSVNSVASTYSEFARDSTHIDSTAIISSENFQKLQDLTPTPEF
- the PRC1 gene encoding protein regulator of cytokinesis 1 isoform X2 produces the protein MVTSCVTDSCDGTRGLVPPPAVLASEAIAAESVACLNSALARLRDIWEEIGIPEDQRLQRTDTVKRHINILLTQMIKEEESLKDRLQKSIDVCRKELNDLCEELHLPPFEEDEESTILQVEKDLRTRVEVMLKQKQERMQELKQLKQRDQSLCDILCTPSYFVEGHRVPSLDELDQFRRHLSALSAEKDLREAEFVKTKKHIIVCMEELDHLPDTSFERDVVCEEEEAFCLSKENLEALHQLLFQLEEQIQQNKSLCEELRAKITELWERLQISEEEREAFSVHMTGSKGKTIKALQDEVDRLQELKLQNIKNVIEVIRAELSSYWDKCFYSNEQRQAFAPFYDEDYSEELLCLHDAEIEHIKQYYETHKEMFEGVQKWEENWRLFLEFDKKTTDPNRFTNRGGNLLKEEKQRAKLQKMLPKLEEELKGRIAAWEEEQGKEFFMNGKKFMDYVSEQWNQLHIEKEREKQERLMKKSRQLEEEMYYGSAPRTPNKRRVLGTTTPSKVRKLNGTCVTNSTNTTLRSAFGGTVCHSPVSRPPPSGGKPGLPIRTPTRSFKTPQARRLEKNKENMSQLNGTAMSGGCQLTIPAQRNLSVNSVASTYSEFARELSKATRPNANPRVLNSTITHM
- the PRC1 gene encoding protein regulator of cytokinesis 1 isoform X5; the encoded protein is MRRSEAIAAESVACLNSALARLRDIWEEIGIPEDQRLQRTDTVKRHINILLTQMIKEEESLKDRLQKSIDVCRKELNDLCEELHLPPFEEDEESTILQVEKDLRTRVEVMLKQKQERMQELKQLKQRDQSLCDILCTPSYFVEGHRVPSLDELDQFRRHLSALSAEKDLREAEFVKTKKHIIVCMEELDHLPDTSFERDVVCEEEEAFCLSKENLEALHQLLFQLEEQIQQNKSLCEELRAKITELWERLQISEEEREAFSVHMTGSKGKTIKALQDEVDRLQELKLQNIKNVIEVIRAELSSYWDKCFYSNEQRQAFAPFYDEDYSEELLCLHDAEIEHIKQYYETHKEMFEGVQKWEENWRLFLEFDKKTTDPNRFTNRGGNLLKEEKQRAKLQKMLPKLEEELKGRIAAWEEEQGKEFFMNGKKFMDYVSEQWNQLHIEKEREKQERLMKKSRQLEEEMYYGSAPRTPNKRRVLGTTTPSKVRKLNGTCVTNSTNTTLRSAFGGTVCHSPVSRPPPSGGKPGLPIRTPTRSFKTPQARRLEKNKENMSQLNGTAMSGGCQLTIPAQRNLSVNSVASTYSEFARELSKATRPNANPRVLNSTITHM